The sequence TCGCGAAACAAATACATCAACAACTAGATCAACATTATTATCAAGTTCTTATATTTCTGCAACTATCAACAAATCTTCCATGCCGATTCAGAATGATTCGTTCCGATTCAGACCTTTAAAGACCGAGTCAGATAACCAATGCTACTTGAGACACTACTACTACCGTTACCAGAGACAATGTTACTGCTACTGTTACTTGAGACACTGTTACCTAAATTGCATTAGGCAATTTTATTTTGAAAACCTAAGTTCATGTTATTTACATGTTCTTTCAAACACTGGGTTGGATTTGATTCGGTCACTGCTATGTGCAGTGATACATGttaatttttcttcaaaatcactTTGGCCTTCCGATGATGTTTGGTTCTGTCTCTTTCTTTTGAAAGAGGGAGAGAAAACATGTTCTGAAATAGTCTTTATGTTTGTAGGATTCGAATTGTTAGTCAAGAACTTGGGAAGATACATTAGATTGAAAgaatgtatgatgaacttgaaaAACTTATGTAAGGTTTCCAACTTCCAAAATCGGCATTATGAATGTATTAGTTGAGGTTCGCCTCTTTTATGAAAAAATGAATAAATCAATTTCGTGAAAataaagaacgcgcaattgggggatattaaAAGTGATCGAGGATATAAATTAATATCCCCAACCAATAgtttctgctaaggggtgtttttgatGGGTGAAAACACTAAAATACCCttcaaaacaaataaaatcttaatcaaacctaaacattcttcactccctttcaaattctctttccttttctgccggctcctcacttcgaagatgattttttttacaTCGAATGAAGACCATGCTGGAAGTGAATTGTGTTTTTACACCACCGACATTGTATTagtgatgaaaaccatgccggaaatgatgaataccatgccgaaagTGATGTAGACCATGCCGAAAAATGGTGTCGGCGTGCTCGTTAAATAACTTACAATGCCGACACTGTAAGTTGGGAGTACCCATTTTCTGTACTTTTTGTAACATGTGTCGGTATTAATTTTGTCGGCATTTTGTACGTTGGGAATACTCATTTTAACCAAATTCCTATTACCTCAAAAAATTTCCTTCTACTCTCATCCAAGTAAAACGATTATGATTTATACTAATCAATTATCAAACCAATCTATTAACTTAGATAATAATAATTAACCACATTCCTATTACCTCAAAAAatttccttctactctcacccaaGTAAAGTGATTACGATTTATACTAatcattatcaaactaatctatcAACTTAGATAATAataattaaccactaaacatgattagtgaaGGGTAAACTGGGAATTAGTTAAAATATATGGAAAGAAGATGATtttgatttactatttaaattccgtttttgtctttttcatATATCCTCCAATTATTTTATATATCCCCAATTATGCGTTCAAAATAAAACAGAGGTCGAAGAAAGGCAAAAATTACCTGGCATCTTTAGGGGCGACCTGGAAAGAATTAGGAgcgactaataagacaaaataggttcACCTAAAACTAAAATAAAGCCACCCCGTATCTCAATTTTTTGAAATGTCTAAAATGCCCTTCATAATCGGTAGACAatactacaatcggtagtttatatTGATGTATGTTGGTTTGTGTTACGAAAATTATAATTGGTACTTAAAATGGTAATTTCATGATGTTAATTTTCTACGAttatggtagtagccccaaattcaaattttttcaaaaaccaatggaattttgaatttctctatttgcacaatcggcagtttcgtgatgtttattatctaccgattgtacaatcggtagtctggTGATGTTCATTTATATACCGATTGTGACAGTtgtcccaaattcaaaatttttaaaaatcaatggaattttgaatttctccatttacacaatcggtagtttcatgatatttattatctaccgattgtggtagtagccccaagttcaaatttttcaaaaccaatggaattttggattTCTCAAAGACGAGAAGAACAtagtcacaatcggtagataaaaaaagaactaaactaccgattatgaagggacatataaatattttcaacctattttgtcttattatatCGCCCCTAACTCGCTCATGTCGCCCCTAAAGATGGGAAGAAAAATTATCAAGCTACTTGACTAGTTGACTATACATAGCTGTGCCCGTATGACTGCCCGAGTAGAGTTTGGGTTCCACTAGAATTCCAATTAATGGGCCAATTATGTAATGTTAGAGCAATGAAGGAACCACATTTAGTGACCAAGGGTCCCCCCACTAGGGGTAGCATAACCACAACTCTATTTTGGTCATTGTAAATTATAAATTAATTCTGTATTCGGACCAGCAAAGCAAATCCGGTTCATGCCAGGCAAAACCGACCAATTTTCAGTATTATTTTGACGGTTTTATCCATAAcaagaaaaattcattattctttcttctttactcgtcttttttctcttttttcatttcAGAAAAAGCGGAGATTTTAGTTGTAAAAGATCTTCTTTCGttaccaaaccctaaaaaaaGGCCTGAAATCTCTGCTGATTTGATCCCATTAGACACAAATCTTTAATTTTTGTTCTGCTAGATTTCTTCCCCCTATCAATTAGGGTTCGTTGTTTTTCAGTTGAATTGTCTTCACTTCCAGGTCCAGGTCCAGGTCAGGTCAGGTCAGTTGTCTTTTCgtaattattttgatatttttgaaTCTTACTTTATGGTTTTGATTAGTTTAATGTAACTGGATCTTGTGATTATGGATTACAATTTTTGGGAATTGGTGTTGAATTTGTGGGTGATCTTACTGTTGATCTGATGTGATGTAGTTGTGAGAGTTTGAGGTGAGAAAATGGCGAATCGAATGAAAGAGGAAGAGAAAAATGAGAGGATAATTCGAGGTCTGTTGAAACTTACACCGAATCGAAGGTGTATTAATTGTAATAGTTTGGTAAGCATTTCTGAATCTCTCTGCTGAATTACGTCGTGGTCTcacatttttgggtttttttgtaattattatgtgTTGTATCGTTTGTGGAAGTAGGTCATGGTAAACGAGAAGTAAGTAATGGATAGGGTATTGAGGAGTGTTGGGCACATTTGTGGGAGTAAACAATTGAACCATATGCTGAACATGTTAGAACGATCCCTATTGTGAAATGAGAATACTTGTATGGGCATACAGGACTGAGTGACCTTGCGTCAGTGAATCAAATATGGGTAGTAGGAAATTCATACTTTAGTGGCGCAGTGttaagttatacatattgatgCTGAGAAAAGATGAACTTTATGAAATTGAGATTGTTAGTGATATCATTTTGATTGGGCGCACAAGTTGTTGATTACTTGGTTGGACTGACTGCATCCTTCTGCACTTGGATAGTCTATGCTGTTAATCTAGTTTGCTACATTAGGTTTTGTTATGCCAGTTTCTTGATGACTTGCCATCTGTTGGTAACTCGGGAAATGCAGCAAAAATATAATTCTATTTCGTATTAAGTTGCGAAAGTAGTTTTCAAATACAGTAACGAGATATGTATAATATGTATAGAAGGTTCCAATAACTAGTATACTGTACTTTTATAAAGCGGGATGACATTCTATGAAACTTCTTGATTGTTCTCATCTTTTAGTCAAAATTTTACATTAACGTTCCTCTGAGGATGAGGAAAAATGTTCATATAATTGGTGCTGATAAATATCTTTTTTGCTCAACCAGGGACCACAGTATGTTTGCACCAATTTCTGGACCTTTATATGCACAAACTGTAGCGGCTTACAGTAAGTGTTCTTAGTAGCTCACTCTAATCGTTCGTCTCTCCTGGTAGCGATTTTCTTTTGGTTGTTCATATCATGGTGTAGGGTTCTATATGTAACTCCTGGTGGCTTCAGTATATACTTATTGCGGTAACTTTTATTTTGTTCAGTCGGGAGTTCACTCATCGTGTCAAATCAGTGTCCATGGCTAAATTTTCTTCACAAGAAGTTAGTGCACTACAAGCAGGAGGAAATGAGGTAGTAATGCGTTATATGTGTAGTGTTATGTTTTTGTCGCCATTGGTTTTTCACGTTTTCAATTAACACTTCAATTTCTCATTTTTTTAACGAAATTCATCTTTGCAGCGCGCCAAAGAAATTTATTTGAAAGAATGGGACTCAGCGCGTCAGCCCCTGCCGGATAGCAGGTCACAGTCTTACTTTACTTTATGCCATGTTTTTGTTGAATGTCATCAAAATGGAAACTAATCTAATTCGGATGGTTTCTTTCAGTAATCCTTTAAAAGTTAGGGACTTCATCAAGCATGTTTACGTAGATAAAAGATACACTGGTGAGAGGAGTATTGACAAGCCTCCAAGGGCAAAATCGGTATGTTAACTTTTTTAGGTGGAAATTGAGGCATACAAGTATATGCAGTCGGAAATTTATCTCTACACAATATGTTTGCACCTTGTCAGTTTCGTGAAGGTAGTTGCTTTTGTTTGTCTTCCAGGGTGATAAGGAGGATTCTTACGAAAACAGGAGGGTTGATACATATAGGAGTGGTTCAAGGAGTCCTCCCTCTGAGAACTCATATGATCACCATGGTGAAAGATCTGGTCATGCTGGACAAAATGATGACAGAAATTCCAGATATGGTTATGAGGAAAGAAGAAGTCCTGGATATGGTCAAGATACTCGGTATGGTGATAACAAGAGAAGTCCTGGCCGTGTTGAGGTGGTAGATGATTGGCGTCGAGAGGATAGATTTGGAAATGGTAGGAAATCTGAAGACCGCAGATCTTCTGACGGGGAATCAAAATCGGAAGGAAGATCTCCAAACAATCAGACGGACTTTGGTATCTCCAGTCCTCCTGTGGTGCGTCCTGTTAGAGACATTTTGGGGGAGGATGCTCCACCACTTCGTATAGGTGAACCCCCTAAAGCAAATGGTAGCAAGGTAGCTGATGTTCCTCTACCACTTCGTATAGCTGAACCCCCTAAAGCAAATGGTAGCAAGGTGGCTGATGTTCCTCCACATACGCAGGTGTATATTCTTTTAATTTATAATCCAAGCTTTTTCCCTATGAAGACCTCGATTCCCAAGTAAAATTGTTATATGATATCTTTGCTGATTTGAGTTGCTGATGTTAGTCATATCATGTTCCTTGAATGAGCAGCTGTCCTTGCACCGAATTTATAACAGTTGATTACTTGTTGCATCTGAATCGTCTGTACTTTTTGTGCTTTCTTTCGTTCTTTACCGAAGCTTTTGAAGTTTGAAGTACTTATCCTTGAAAGGGTTTTGATTGCAGAGGACTGCTTCTTCCAGTAGCCTGGGATCGATTGATGCCAATTTAGGAAGCTTGATTGATTTTGATGCTGATCCTGAACCTTCTACTGCCCCTTCATCACAACCAACAATAACACCTTCCGCTCAATCTATTACACCACCTGCAACAAATCCATCCACAGATGCTGGTAACTGGGCCTCGTTTGATTTTGCTGGACAAACTTCGGTCCTGGCTCCTGGTCCATCTCCATCAAATGTGAATAATCTAGATTCTGTTCTGTCAGGATTGTCATTCCCTGCAACAGCACCTCTAAGCAACGTGTCTGCTTTTCCAACTACTGGTAGTGCCCCAACAGCTTCACCAGTAGACAACGCATTTATGTTATCCACCGGTAGTAGTAGTGGTGCTTCAGCAGTTGCACCTGGAGGTCAGTGGCCAAACAACATGCAGCAGCACTTCACTCCTTCTGTTGGCGGGACTCCAGACAATCAGGTAATAGAACTTAGCTTATTGCGTGCCATATCGTTTTA comes from Papaver somniferum cultivar HN1 chromosome 7, ASM357369v1, whole genome shotgun sequence and encodes:
- the LOC113299769 gene encoding probable ADP-ribosylation factor GTPase-activating protein AGD14, coding for MANRMKEEEKNERIIRGLLKLTPNRRCINCNSLGPQYVCTNFWTFICTNCSGLHREFTHRVKSVSMAKFSSQEVSALQAGGNERAKEIYLKEWDSARQPLPDSSNPLKVRDFIKHVYVDKRYTGERSIDKPPRAKSGDKEDSYENRRVDTYRSGSRSPPSENSYDHHGERSGHAGQNDDRNSRYGYEERRSPGYGQDTRYGDNKRSPGRVEVVDDWRREDRFGNGRKSEDRRSSDGESKSEGRSPNNQTDFGISSPPVVRPVRDILGEDAPPLRIGEPPKANGSKVADVPLPLRIAEPPKANGSKVADVPPHTQRTASSSSLGSIDANLGSLIDFDADPEPSTAPSSQPTITPSAQSITPPATNPSTDAGNWASFDFAGQTSVLAPGPSPSNVNNLDSVLSGLSFPATAPLSNVSAFPTTGSAPTASPVDNAFMLSTGSSSGASAVAPGGQWPNNMQQHFTPSVGGTPDNQMWNSVSQVSQGPLPTSGQPSSIPTQEVSSGIASQPNSLEAKRSGREALPEDLFASTYSSYPVQNTGWHAGPSQGMGFGMQYPAAGLQQMPAYPQTARASNPFDINHEQPTIVHAASFPNMASLQGALPNVAASPGLPRASSVGSWMPQQAQPYASAMQTPSPYAGGVPQGAFMGQQLPPSNAHAAGHQGIGGFGGEGSFFGASNMDQQLDSRYSQPPAQTSFTSHGGNPFG